The window AGAGTCTCTGGGAATTGGATGTGAGCAAAAAATGTGGAGAGCAGGATGAATAAGCAGGGATTTCTACTGAACTTTTGTAATATACCAAATAATGACTGGCTTAGCAAAGAAAAGCCTCCAAAGTGAGAAGCAGCATCAATTATAAAGGAACATGACTGAACAGGTAGGAGACCGACTCGCCATTGTGAGTCCTCCGGATGGCCTCGGCCAGGATCATAGAGATATCAATCACCTGTATCTTGGGGCAGTGCTTCATCTTGTCTTCCTGAGGTATTGTGTTTGTGACGACAACCGCCTCAAAGCAGGCGTGGTTAATTCGAGAAATGGCTGAACCAGAAAAAATTCCATGAGTAAGGATGGCGTAGACTTTGGTGGCTCCAGCTGACTGGAGTTTATCTGCTGCATGACAGATAGTACCACAAGTGTCAGCCATGTCATCCACTAGAATGGCTACTCGGTCCTTGACATCTCCCACTAACACCATTCGGTCCACTTCATTGGCCTTCTTCCGCTCTTTGTGAATCAGAGCAAAGTCAACATTCAGTCGGTCAGCAATTGAAGTCACTCTTTTAGCTCCGCCAGCATCCGGGGACACGATACAGCAGGTCTTCCAGTCGGCAATGTTCTTCCTTATCCACTTCAGGACAGCCGGTTCAGCGTATAAGTTATC is drawn from Dromiciops gliroides isolate mDroGli1 chromosome 2, mDroGli1.pri, whole genome shotgun sequence and contains these coding sequences:
- the LOC122742657 gene encoding ribose-phosphate pyrophosphokinase 1-like, with amino-acid sequence MPNIKIFSGSSHQDLSQKITDRLDLGLGKVVTKKFSNQETCVEIGESVRGEDVYIVQSGCGEINDNLMELLIMIHACKIASASRVTAVIPCFPYARQDKKDKSRAPISAKLVANMLSVAGADHIITMDLHASQIQGFFDIPVDNLYAEPAVLKWIRKNIADWKTCCIVSPDAGGAKRVTSIADRLNVDFALIHKERKKANEVDRMVLVGDVKDRVAILVDDMADTCGTICHAADKLQSAGATKVYAILTHGIFSGSAISRINHACFEAVVVTNTIPQEDKMKHCPKIQVIDISMILAEAIRRTHNGESVSYLFSHVPL